GCGCTCTTCGTTTCGGTGGCCTCGCCCGTGGCGCAGGCGCAGACCGCCACGCCCGGCGCGATCCCCGCCGTGAGCCGCAGCGAAGACGTCGCCTATCTGGTCGGCGCGGGCGATGTGCTGGCGGTGACGGTATACCGCGCGCCGGACTACAACAGCGTGGTCGAGGTCGCCGAGGATGGCACGGTCGTATTGAACGCGGTCGGCCGGGTACAGGCATCGGGGATGACACCGGCGCAGGTCGGCAACGAGATCATGCGGCGGCTGCAATCGGGCGGGATCTTCCGTGATCCGCTCGTCAACGTGATGGTGCAGACCTATCGCAGCCGCACCGTCTCCGTGCTGGGTGCGGTAGGGAAGCCGGGCGAGTATCCGCTCGATCGCGGCGGGCTGACCATCACCGAGATGCTCGCGCGCGCGGGAGCGACGCTCGGCGTGGGCGGCGGCACGGTGCGGGTGGTCCGGCGCGACGGCACGCAGCAGGATCTGCCTGCCGACCAGTTGCTCGCGGGCGCCGCCAACCAGATGCTGCAACCGCACGACACGCTGATCGTCACCGAAAGCGCGACCTTCTACATTTCGGGCGAGGTGCAGCGTCCAGGCAACTTCCCGCTCGAACCGGGGCTGACGATGGAGCGTGCGATCGCGCTGGCCGGCGGCATCACTCAGCGCGGTGCGCGCAGCCGGCTCAAGGTGACTCGCCACGAAGGCGCCGCCGACGCGATCATCCGCGCCAAGCTGCAAGACCCGGTCAAGCCGCGCGACCTGATCCTGGTCGGCGCGCGGCTGTTCTAGGCGAGGGGCGAGAGTGTGACTCCCAGGCATATCGGCAAGGTATTGTTCGAAAAGTGGCGGATCATCGTGGCTTGCGTAATCGTGTCGCTCGCGCTTGCGGTGCTGAGCCTGGTGATGACGCGGCCGATTTACAAATCGACCGCGACGGTGGTGGCGGGGGTGCGCGCGCCGGAGACGATCGGGCCGCAATCGGTCGCCGAGCAGCTTTCGGCCGATTATCTGCTGACGCAGGAGGACATCCTCAAGAGCGACCGCGTCGCGCGGCAGGTCGTCACCGATACCGGGCTGGCGAGCGTGCCGGACGCGGCGCGCCAGTTCGGTTGGAAGCCAAAGGACGGCGCGCTGCCCGATTTCCTCGCCCGCCAGCTTCGTGCCTCGCTGGTGATCGATTCGAGCGCGGTCAATTCGCGGGTGATGGAAATCAGCTTCCTCAGCGGCGATCCACGCTTCGCGGCGACAATGGCCAATGCGTTCGCGGCGGCGTTCATCGACGTCAACATCCAGCTCCAGGCCGATCCGGCGCGGCGCACGGTGGCATCCTATACCAAACAGCTCAACGAGATGAGCCGAACCCTGCATGAGATGCAGGCGCAGCTCATCGCCAAGGAACGCGCGCTCAATCTCGTCGCCGGCAAGGGCGAGGCTGACCCCGATAGCGCCCGGCTCAACGCGCTGTCGACGCAACTCGCTGCGGCGCAGACGCAGAGCGTCGCGGCGTC
This genomic stretch from Sphingomonas panacis harbors:
- a CDS encoding polysaccharide biosynthesis/export family protein gives rise to the protein MSRAACALALFVSVASPVAQAQTATPGAIPAVSRSEDVAYLVGAGDVLAVTVYRAPDYNSVVEVAEDGTVVLNAVGRVQASGMTPAQVGNEIMRRLQSGGIFRDPLVNVMVQTYRSRTVSVLGAVGKPGEYPLDRGGLTITEMLARAGATLGVGGGTVRVVRRDGTQQDLPADQLLAGAANQMLQPHDTLIVTESATFYISGEVQRPGNFPLEPGLTMERAIALAGGITQRGARSRLKVTRHEGAADAIIRAKLQDPVKPRDLILVGARLF
- a CDS encoding GNVR domain-containing protein, translating into MTPRHIGKVLFEKWRIIVACVIVSLALAVLSLVMTRPIYKSTATVVAGVRAPETIGPQSVAEQLSADYLLTQEDILKSDRVARQVVTDTGLASVPDAARQFGWKPKDGALPDFLARQLRASLVIDSSAVNSRVMEISFLSGDPRFAATMANAFAAAFIDVNIQLQADPARRTVASYTKQLNEMSRTLHEMQAQLIAKERALNLVAGKGEADPDSARLNALSTQLAAAQTQSVAASSHVGGAALPDTMASGVVMGLQTEIARLEAQRSQLSTTAGPNNPDYRQLVAQITAMRGQLAGQEALIRRSAAASAAQARTVQAGLSGAVAAQRDRVTKVRAAQSEVSILQQDIANQQASYDQIAQRRAQLQVLDTTAQTNISILSPATPSEKPVLPRRFVTMVFGLVFGVAAGVVLVIGIAFFDRRIRFSGEMESWLGIPDLGSIRISPPQPLRLPRMVAGLLPNMRVEA